The following proteins are co-located in the Flammeovirga kamogawensis genome:
- a CDS encoding helix-turn-helix domain-containing protein codes for MPQPKLKETLSYWSEIFNGSIENNCVSFNNEIAKGSIKGVFFSDDLYLLQFDIFLNQQLSDLGENLVDDSDYVNFLFGQTEVNTSKHITFEVEERIDLRGVVVSNNKKSLNWFQPANIPLKLLLLKVSKQNFTRLVNQSVSLKNSIKKEESFTKFDNLDPVMLGTLLRIFEIDDPVYGQELMEHCSNYLITLTMSKLSKNSLDNDDSSLNMTALFHARQLIIDKKGADIPIDFLAKEAGMSVSRLRLLFKTFFEVPIYQFQQQIRLEESKKLLLEGEKTQAMIAMDLGFSTSSHFTAVFKKYYGYTPKEFKKNNTA; via the coding sequence ATGCCGCAACCTAAATTAAAGGAAACTCTATCTTATTGGTCAGAAATATTTAATGGATCAATAGAAAATAATTGTGTATCATTTAATAATGAAATTGCAAAGGGTAGTATTAAAGGTGTTTTTTTTTCAGATGATTTATATCTTTTACAGTTTGATATTTTTCTAAATCAACAACTCTCTGATTTAGGTGAAAACCTAGTTGATGATAGTGATTATGTAAATTTTTTATTTGGTCAAACGGAAGTGAATACGTCTAAGCATATAACTTTTGAAGTGGAGGAAAGAATAGATCTTCGTGGCGTTGTAGTATCGAATAATAAGAAAAGCCTTAATTGGTTCCAACCTGCTAATATTCCTTTGAAACTATTGTTACTAAAAGTAAGTAAGCAGAATTTTACAAGGTTGGTAAATCAATCAGTAAGTTTAAAAAATAGTATAAAAAAAGAGGAATCATTTACAAAATTTGATAACCTAGACCCCGTGATGTTAGGTACTTTATTGAGGATTTTTGAAATAGATGATCCTGTATATGGTCAAGAATTAATGGAACATTGTTCTAATTATCTCATTACATTAACGATGTCTAAATTATCTAAGAATTCCTTAGATAATGACGATTCATCATTAAATATGACTGCTTTATTTCACGCAAGACAATTGATAATTGATAAAAAAGGAGCAGATATACCTATAGATTTTTTAGCTAAAGAGGCGGGTATGAGTGTGAGTAGATTGAGATTATTATTTAAAACATTTTTTGAAGTACCCATTTATCAATTTCAGCAACAAATACGTTTAGAAGAGTCGAAGAAATTACTTTTAGAGGGTGAGAAAACACAAGCTATGATTGCTATGGATCTAGGTTTTTCCACTTCAAGTCATTTTACAGCTGTTTTTAAAAAATATTATGGATATACTCCTAAAGAGTTTAAGAAAAATAATACAGCTTAA
- the ndk gene encoding nucleoside-diphosphate kinase, with translation MFQDNFAPPKGSFTFTMIKPGEENQDNIGEILTMIHEAGFRIQAMKMIRLRTKQAEMFYRHLAEQPFYRDVVNYMTSGPVIAAVLEKDNAVKDYRKLIGATDPTKAEEGTIRKRFAKSTDRNVVHGSDSDENAAEEASFFFSFSERYNQDGHCFFGWGK, from the coding sequence ATGTTCCAAGATAATTTTGCACCCCCAAAAGGCTCATTTACTTTTACAATGATAAAGCCTGGTGAAGAAAACCAAGATAATATTGGTGAGATTTTGACGATGATTCATGAAGCAGGTTTTCGTATTCAAGCTATGAAAATGATACGATTACGCACAAAGCAAGCTGAAATGTTCTACCGTCATTTAGCAGAGCAACCTTTCTACCGCGATGTTGTAAATTACATGACTTCAGGGCCTGTTATTGCAGCAGTTTTAGAAAAAGACAATGCTGTAAAAGATTACCGTAAATTGATTGGTGCTACAGATCCTACTAAAGCAGAAGAAGGTACAATCCGTAAGCGTTTTGCTAAATCTACAGATAGAAATGTAGTTCACGGTTCTGATTCTGATGAAAATGCAGCAGAAGAAGCTTCTTTCTTTTTCTCATTTAGCGAGAGATATAACCAAGATGGTCACTGTTTCTTCGGATGGGGGAAATAA
- a CDS encoding ABC transporter ATP-binding protein, which translates to MARKDSGEKKPRLDKGSMQKLKGIFRFMAPYKGSFTLGLISLFFSSTVLLAFPYLTGSLIDTAQGQSKIPWLSDLTHVGLALMGVLLVQSIFSFARVYFFAVVNENAMADLRRELYRKFMSLPMSFYDKNRSGELFSRITADVAVLQDTFSTTLAELIRQVATLVLGVAILFATNPKLTLFMILTFPLLIVVAIVFGKFIRKLSKGTQDALAKANIVVEETLQSIGTVKTFANEDYEVKRYSSTLDKVVGIALKSATFKGAFISFIIFVLFGGIVGVLWYGSYLVSQGSITVGDLTSFVLYTMFIGGSIGGLGDIYGAIQKAVGATERVQEILEAESEHEINKEEIPRLEGNITLKDVRFAYPTRSELEVLKGVNLEINKGEKVALVGKSGGGKSTIAHLLQRFYEINSGDLIIDGKSAKDFNLIGYRKHVGVVPQEVLLFGGTIAENIAYGNPEASQQEIVEAAKKANALEFIESFPEGFETLVGERGVKLSGGQRQRIAIARAILKDPAILILDEATSALDIESEKQVQEALETLMEGRTSLIIAHRLSTIRNADKIAVLEEGTVKEIGKHDELIADSDGSYAKLIQLQEF; encoded by the coding sequence ATGGCGCGAAAAGATTCCGGTGAGAAGAAGCCGCGTTTAGATAAAGGGAGCATGCAAAAACTGAAAGGTATCTTTCGTTTCATGGCTCCATACAAGGGAAGTTTTACACTGGGTTTAATCAGTTTATTCTTTTCTAGTACAGTGTTGTTAGCTTTTCCTTATTTAACAGGTAGCTTAATAGATACAGCACAAGGACAAAGTAAAATTCCATGGTTATCAGACTTAACGCATGTTGGGTTGGCATTAATGGGAGTATTATTAGTTCAAAGTATTTTTTCTTTTGCAAGGGTTTATTTCTTTGCAGTAGTGAATGAAAATGCAATGGCAGATTTACGTCGTGAACTTTATAGAAAGTTTATGTCGTTACCTATGTCATTTTATGATAAAAATAGATCTGGTGAATTATTTAGTAGAATTACTGCAGATGTTGCCGTACTTCAAGATACATTCTCTACAACGTTAGCAGAATTAATTCGTCAGGTAGCCACATTGGTTTTGGGTGTTGCTATTTTATTTGCAACAAACCCTAAGTTAACATTATTCATGATTTTAACTTTTCCATTATTAATTGTAGTTGCAATTGTATTTGGAAAGTTTATCAGAAAATTATCAAAAGGTACTCAAGATGCTTTAGCTAAAGCAAATATTGTTGTAGAAGAAACGCTACAATCTATTGGTACTGTTAAGACCTTTGCTAACGAAGACTATGAAGTAAAACGTTACTCTTCAACTTTAGATAAAGTAGTAGGTATTGCATTAAAGTCTGCAACATTTAAAGGTGCGTTTATTTCATTTATCATCTTTGTTTTATTTGGTGGTATTGTAGGCGTATTATGGTACGGTAGTTATTTAGTATCACAAGGTTCTATTACTGTAGGAGACCTCACTTCTTTTGTACTTTATACTATGTTTATTGGTGGTTCTATAGGTGGTCTAGGTGATATTTATGGAGCTATCCAGAAAGCAGTAGGAGCTACAGAAAGGGTACAAGAAATTTTAGAAGCTGAATCGGAACACGAAATTAATAAAGAAGAAATTCCTCGTTTAGAAGGAAATATAACTTTAAAAGATGTGCGTTTTGCTTACCCAACTCGTAGCGAACTTGAAGTATTAAAAGGTGTAAACCTTGAAATAAACAAAGGAGAGAAAGTTGCTCTAGTAGGTAAGTCAGGTGGAGGTAAATCTACAATTGCACACTTACTACAACGTTTCTATGAAATCAATAGTGGAGACCTTATAATTGATGGTAAGTCTGCTAAAGATTTCAACCTAATAGGCTATAGAAAGCACGTAGGTGTTGTTCCTCAAGAAGTATTACTATTTGGTGGTACTATTGCAGAAAATATTGCTTATGGTAACCCAGAAGCTTCTCAACAAGAAATTGTAGAAGCTGCTAAGAAAGCAAATGCTTTAGAGTTTATCGAGAGTTTCCCAGAGGGTTTTGAAACTCTTGTAGGAGAAAGAGGAGTGAAATTATCAGGGGGGCAACGTCAGAGAATTGCTATTGCAAGAGCTATCTTAAAAGATCCTGCAATATTAATTTTAGACGAAGCAACTTCTGCTTTAGATATAGAATCAGAAAAACAAGTTCAAGAAGCATTAGAAACGCTAATGGAAGGAAGAACAAGTTTAATTATTGCACATAGATTATCTACAATTCGTAATGCCGATAAAATTGCTGTTCTCGAAGAAGGTACAGTAAAAGAAATTGGTAAACATGATGAGTTAATTGCAGATTCTGATGGCTCTTATGCTAAACTTATTCAGTTGCAAGAGTTTTAA
- a CDS encoding cytochrome c biogenesis protein ResB translates to MTRPTHEQRTPLWQFPWGYAESFIFGIGLFLTGCILQYTIGSVKAVHYPLNMYFMLTFWFGLGFVHYFAKKTSIVKWLRSVPLAVASSVLVLVLVVVMGTIPQASYDPTIALDPLGFSNMTESWPFAFVMFLMLTNLGLATWNRILPFKVKNLGFIFNHLGLWVTVVAAGLGSGDLQRLSMDLYEGKTEWKAYDKDLNDVELPLAIKLNKFSITEFPPKIAFANRETGKVMSKGENAFVMIDPDLKAYLYKDWKVEIVKYLYESAPVNGIYQQFNDDGAAPAALIKLTNQKTGKIVEGWICAGSFRFDGATLQVDDEYEIGILPPEAKKFSSNVTLYTKDGEQKTTDLEVNYPIEVGGWKVYQLSYDERFGRWSKLSVVELVRDPWLPVVYIGIFMMMIGAAYIIWTGQKQA, encoded by the coding sequence ATGACAAGACCAACACACGAACAACGCACTCCTCTATGGCAATTTCCATGGGGTTATGCCGAATCTTTTATTTTTGGTATTGGATTGTTTTTAACCGGCTGTATTCTTCAATATACTATTGGTAGTGTTAAAGCTGTACACTATCCGTTAAACATGTATTTTATGCTAACCTTTTGGTTTGGGTTAGGCTTTGTTCATTATTTTGCAAAAAAGACTTCTATAGTAAAGTGGTTACGTTCTGTGCCATTAGCTGTTGCATCTTCAGTTCTCGTATTAGTTTTGGTTGTGGTGATGGGAACAATTCCTCAAGCATCTTACGATCCAACTATAGCATTAGATCCTTTAGGTTTTTCTAATATGACAGAAAGCTGGCCTTTCGCATTTGTCATGTTTTTAATGTTAACAAACTTAGGTTTAGCAACATGGAACAGGATTCTTCCATTTAAAGTAAAGAACTTAGGTTTCATTTTTAATCACTTAGGCTTGTGGGTAACAGTTGTTGCAGCTGGGTTAGGTAGTGGAGACCTTCAACGTTTATCAATGGATTTATATGAGGGGAAAACAGAATGGAAAGCTTACGATAAAGATTTAAATGATGTTGAATTACCGCTTGCCATCAAACTTAATAAATTTTCAATTACAGAATTTCCACCTAAAATAGCTTTTGCCAACCGAGAAACAGGTAAAGTGATGAGCAAAGGAGAGAATGCTTTTGTAATGATTGACCCTGATTTAAAGGCATATTTATATAAAGATTGGAAAGTTGAAATTGTAAAATACCTTTATGAGTCTGCCCCTGTAAATGGTATATACCAACAATTTAATGATGATGGAGCGGCACCTGCAGCTTTGATTAAATTGACAAATCAGAAAACAGGAAAAATAGTAGAAGGGTGGATTTGTGCAGGTTCGTTCCGTTTTGATGGAGCTACTTTACAAGTAGACGATGAATATGAAATTGGTATTTTACCTCCAGAAGCTAAAAAATTTAGTTCTAATGTTACTTTATACACAAAAGACGGAGAGCAAAAGACAACTGATTTAGAAGTAAATTACCCTATTGAAGTAGGAGGTTGGAAAGTATACCAATTAAGTTATGATGAACGCTTTGGACGTTGGTCTAAATTAAGCGTAGTAGAATTGGTGAGAGACCCATGGTTACCAGTGGTTTATATTGGTATCTTTATGATGATGATAGGTGCAGCTTACATCATTTGGACTGGCCAAAAACAAGCATAG
- the ccsA gene encoding cytochrome c biogenesis protein CcsA produces MTHFDTWVTFPYFSVGAIILWCIAGFLLFKSEKKSSKEKIALLVALGGVIMIGAFITILWISLERPPLRTLGETRLWYGFFLSAVGLIAYLRWRYKWFVGYSLAMASLFLLITLSNPDTYNKALMPALQSPWFVPHVVVYIFAYALLAASSLVAFHGLYQHSKNQLVQETLDMANNLAYIGLGFLTFGLLFGALWAKEAWGHYWTWDPKETWAFLTWLSYLTYVHLRYRHPDAIKKPLWALALSFGILLICWFGVNYLPSAQQSVHTYTQ; encoded by the coding sequence ATGACACATTTTGATACTTGGGTTACATTCCCATATTTTTCAGTTGGAGCAATTATCTTATGGTGTATTGCTGGTTTCTTGTTGTTTAAAAGTGAAAAAAAATCATCCAAAGAAAAAATAGCATTACTTGTTGCTCTTGGAGGAGTAATAATGATAGGTGCATTTATAACAATATTGTGGATATCTTTAGAACGCCCTCCTTTAAGAACTTTAGGTGAGACAAGATTATGGTATGGCTTCTTTTTATCTGCAGTTGGACTTATTGCCTATTTACGATGGAGATATAAATGGTTTGTAGGGTATAGTTTAGCTATGGCCTCGTTGTTTTTATTAATTACTTTATCTAATCCTGATACGTACAACAAAGCATTAATGCCTGCATTACAGAGCCCTTGGTTTGTTCCTCATGTGGTGGTTTATATTTTTGCTTATGCTTTGTTAGCAGCGTCTTCTTTAGTGGCATTCCATGGATTGTATCAACATAGTAAAAATCAGCTAGTACAAGAAACATTAGATATGGCTAATAACTTGGCATATATAGGTTTAGGATTCTTGACTTTCGGTTTATTATTTGGTGCTTTATGGGCAAAAGAAGCTTGGGGACATTATTGGACTTGGGATCCAAAAGAAACATGGGCATTTTTAACTTGGTTAAGCTATTTAACGTATGTTCATTTAAGATACAGACACCCTGATGCTATTAAAAAACCATTATGGGCATTGGCTTTATCTTTTGGAATTTTGTTGATATGTTGGTTTGGTGTAAATTATTTGCCTTCAGCACAACAAAGTGTTCATACTTATACTCAATAG